The Anguilla rostrata isolate EN2019 chromosome 1, ASM1855537v3, whole genome shotgun sequence nucleotide sequence TGACTGAATACAAATTCTAGGCTACGAATATTGGACATGCATTTTTGGCATTTGTTTCCCCTTGAGGGCCTTATGAGCCAAATCGTTCTGCGACGCAATAAAAGTGTCTCAAGACACCGTTTTATTTATATCTAACTAAAACAATGGTTATCTTTTTGCAATTCCGGGGTTACAACTGTagctcaaataaaaatgagcacaaAGCCAATGGGGCTAGTATGAGAACTGCTAAAATTTGCAAGCTACCCGACATGCAAGAAAGCTAGAAAATTCAATGTATAGCTATTAATTTTCATAGTAAAAATTGTTATTAGCAAACAATACCTAGAATCAAGCAACCTTGTTATCTAGCAGAAGATTCAGAGCTACATTTTAAACAACCTCTAATTACGATTTATGTTGACAATGAGAACAATGTTCTATATAGCTAGTTGCATATTACAACTGAAAAATAGGCCAAGCCAGGCAAATCTCCTTTCAAGCAATGTTTCCCTATTCTCATTAAAGGCAAACTATGctggatttttaccttgaaaatataataaaataaccatggCAAGGTATATCTATGTTGCACTAACAATCTCTGCCTTCATGCATTTGAgctgaatttgtgcacctttgcCTGTTTCTTGtactaaaatgtgtttgggacacaTTTGGaggagttggcttgttttctacTGGACCTGTACGTAATCTTACCAGTACCTACCCAGCTCGGGTTGCCAGACATCTGgttttttgacaaaatgtctggttttcaaattatttgtacatgtactGTTTGTGGTCTGGTCCCGTAATTGATGGTTGAAATTTACTGGTAGTTTCTAATGAATTCCCCATCTGTGACTAGGTTGGAAACtggggggtgagtgggcggggttgaagacggaggaggagacttctttgattgtagaAAAGGACCAACAGCAAGGCAAAGAAAtcatgcatagtatgcctttaacaaaACTGTAGGCCAAAGTGAAAGCTACATATGGACATTCTTATAGAATAAATCTAACAAGAGTAACGAAGGGGGGCGTGACCCCATACCTAGAACAATTCACCACACTTCAAGAAACAATTTacgtaacgttagctaaattaAATATAGCCCACATTCATGTTTAGCTTAGCCAACTGATGCATAGAAAGAATCAGCCTAGTCTAGCTTGTTCATTTGATACAGCAGATTTGGATTAGTAAAGAACGTTGAACACTTCGTGTGTGAAAAAGATTTGCGTCAAGCATGTTTTCTTGTTAGTTTTTCCAATGAAAATCACTTAGTTAATTTAACGTGTTTTCTGGGAGACCCCTGACCACAACTATGCCCAGCACAGCATCAGCCCCCATTTTGTGAGTCAATGATTCGGATTTCGTTAACCTGCCAGATAAACAGCTAACATTAGTCTAGCTATGGACgttctgtgtttttgtacttttagctagctacctacaAATCATTTGGAAAATGATGAGTATAACCGAAggtgacagctagctagcttataATTAAGACTAGGGACAAATCACAAGATAAGCAATGAAATAAGCAAGCTCAAGGAATTCAAGGACATCCTAGCTACATTTTAAAGATGGGCGGAATAGCCACTAGTGCACCTAGCGATACAGTTTTCGTCTTAAAAAACAGTATCTAGCAAGCCGGTCACTGGATACCGAAATAAGGTCAGCTTTTACAGCTAACAAATAGTGAAATacaagtagctagctagttacacATAGCTGAAGTAACAAGCTGGTATAGCTAGCTAATACTATGACCTCACAGATTCATgccttgcatttatattgtgCTTGCTACCTTCAAAACCTTTAGGACATTTTCCGTTTAAGGTAGCTCGCTTGTAAAAGATTGTcgttgtagctagctagcttcagTGGCAATGATATAGCCAACTAGCTACCTTGAAAATTTGTTGTATTTGCGTCTCCCGTTTTTCTGACCCACTATTTCACTAGTTCGTGAATTAAACGTCGCATGTCGGTATTAACCTCTCAGTTCGGTAGTCAGGTATTTGGCTACACTCAGCATTCCTTCCCAAATCACAGCCACTTACCAGCAGCAGCGCCAGTCCTTTTCGATTTtcaagccagctagctagctagctagctgcagcAGTCCTAGTCTTCGGCCTCAGGCtctgttttcatggtttgtaCTTACAACCAATTGGAATCAAAAACAGATAATTTCGCCATTGactattttttccccaaaacatgCACGCATACTTTGACTCCGTGCACGTGCTTGTTtcgctagtttttttttcttttatattttgtgcGGTTTTCTATTGTTTCTCATGCAACATCCGTGGTCGACAGGAAGTCGATGCTCCGTTTTGCTTGCTACAACTAGCTGCCTATCATTTGACTTCATCGATAGTGGACAGACGGCGGAAGTTTCGGAGAGATAAACTACAAGGACAATCATGCCTAGAATGCAATTAACTACGTAAGAACGCGATTGCCTGTTTCCTCCCAACTAGGTGAATTGCGGATACTGCAGTAAAGAATGTACAATTTCTACTGGAATTGTGCGATTTATGTTAAAAGCACCACATTCCTCACACAGGCAGAGCATGTCCCAGGAAAGACTCCCCATGgcggccatttttaaaaatgtcattgaatTTCACTGGCCAAAACCTGGTCAAATGTTGGTCTGATGGACATTAAAATGTTACAGATTACAGATATtagaaaatgtatgaaattatttataCTCATTATACTTTCACATGTTTAgccatgtattttaaaatacactgctgtgaaatacattGTTACACTTtcaaaaaaggttaaatatttacagtatactgCAGGATATTCAATTTGTGTAAGGTTGGAGTTCATATGTATAATTAGAATGATccacatgtttttgtttggcttGTTCAGTTAGCTTGAGTTGTCTCGAGTTGAGCTAATGGTGAATTTCTCATTTTGGGCCAACAATATTTTGCTCATTtggttttgtgttcattttgtccCACCAATTCTTTTTGCACAGGGGGCTATTGGCTAGTGCTCCGCCTCATATTTCTTTTAGGGTGTCACAGTCCAGGGGTTCACTGTTGAGGCTATATGTTGGATAAGAATGTGGTATTCACTCaactccagaattattggcacctgtcatgaaaatgagcaaaaatggctgaaaaaaatgaacaacacacacaagtaaTATTTCAAGCTTAAACATATAGGGTAGATGCATACTTGTAACACAATAATTTTtcaaagatatatattttttattgagtaGTGCTTTTGTCTGCAAAACTTTGGTTTCAAAATTGTTGGCACCCGTATGAATATTATTTGCTGAAGCCTCTCCTGGAGAGGATAAGGAGTGTTTATGCAGCCATTTCTGTGTTGATCTTGATGTGtgttggggtcattgtcttgttgaaaGGTACACCTAAGACCAAGTCTCAACCTCCTGGCAGAGGCAACCTGGTTTTGGGCTATAACATCCTGGTACTTAGTGGAATTGATTATTCCATTTATCTTAACCAGAATCCCTGGACcaataacagaaaaacagcTGCAAAGCATCCGCCACCATATTTTGTAGTGTGGGTATCAGGTGCTTTTCCTTGTATGCATTTATCGTTTGTCACCAAACATCCCAATGGTGTGCATTGCCAAAAAGTTCAATTGTATTCTCATCTGACCACAACACACTAAATCTTACCTTTCCATTTGGTGACAGTCATTCTCTTCAACAGAAGTCAATACATCCTAAGAATTTGCCACTTTTCACACACTTTGATTTTACATTCAGTGTAAAGTTCATTAATGCGCAAAAACTTAACACACAAGGGTCACAAAAATGTTGCCAACCTTACCCAAAATACCGAAAGCCTAATTATTAGCAAAGCAATTAAAGACAAGTAGGAGGCAAAGGTTGACATAAGatttaacataatatttattacTGGTAACTTGAACATTCTGCAACACAATACCTGAGAACAGCAGGTACGTATATACAAtaccaaaatgcatttaaaaactatttgcGCTCACACTGTAGAGCAGGGGTTCGCAAACTGAAGTCTACAAAGAAGCCCCATGAAGTCCTCAGAGAAATAGAAATCTATTTTCTCTTCGtaggttattttaatacataattacgttttagattaaaataaacttttcttGGTTCACACATCGATGCGGAGTGCACTGAGTTCaattattaatgttaataatgCATTAAATAGCTGTCTCAGAAGGACCCATTATACAGTATGATCATGACTCACATATGCGTCCATGTATTCGTGTGTTAATGAGCCCTTGAACTGCAGCCTGCAGTGGGAGTTGGACAAAGCGGTAAAAAACCATTTCATGGAAGTGAGGGCGTCCTCAGCCACATGGTGGTCATTCGAGGAGGCCTTGGGATTAAAAGGTATAGGAACCCCAGTGGTGGAGCGTTACAGCATAGAAAGTGGGAAAAGACATAACAGGACAGGTTTTTCAGTGCGCAAGGTCCTATATAGTTCACTAGGGGGTACATCTATAGAAGTACATACTACGTACATTTGAATAATGTAGCACAGGTCTTATTAGATGTTAACACATGTTGCATGGCCCAAGGACATATAAACCATATCTCAGTTCTTGAATGCTGCTGGGGCCCTAACCCATGGCTGGGCAGATCTATCATTCCAGTATTCAGAAGCTAGTCTGCCTCTGTATTAGTTGGCAAATGATGACCACCAATGAGACATGCTCATGTGCCCGTCTGTGTGCTTAGTTTCAATACTCTGGCAGTAGCAAAACAGGGGGTGGGTCATGGTCGAGGGTAACTGGCTTTTGTAGAAGCACTTTCAACCACATAACAGTCCTCATCTATATCCACGTCACCTTTTTCTACAATAATTGGCTTGGATATGGGTGCCATTTCCAAACCTTTTAGTTTCAGTGATTCCCCAATGATCCTATGGCTGCCAGCATTGTCCGGAGGCTGGTGTGTGTACGTTTTCAGATTACGAGAGGAGAGGAACCTAACAGTTACTTCTTCCTCTTGATGCCTCTGGGGCACTGAATACTGATTTGCCTGCACCCTTGTTGCTTTAGGCACCCCTGTGTGGTTGTGAACCTTGTTTCCAATTACCTGCCCGGGGACCCAACCAGGCCGGTTTGAGCAACGGTGCTCCTGCATTCTCTTAGCCGAGCTAAAGTGGCCTTGACACACGCTGCAGCGAAGCATGTTCTTTTCCCGTAGCCCATTCACCATCCCATATTTCCCAAACCTGCATAACATCTCGTGCTTTCGCAGCTGTATTTCCAGCTGGTAGGCAACAGGACACCACGGGCAGCGGAAAAACGTCTTCCCCTCTTGCTCTGCCAGCTTCCTTGGCAGAACTTTCCCGACAGTGTACCTTGTTTTGGGATTTGCGAAGTAAGTGCCACACTGATGGTGCGTGGGATGGGACACCTGGCTGACCAGGAGCAGTCCACAGCGGAGGCACCCGTACACCCCCTCCTTTGTGTGAAATCGGTGGTGCTCTATCAGCTGATCCATTCTGTGGAAGGACAGACGGCATGCTCCGCACCTGAACTTCTTTCCTGTCTCAAATGTCTGACGAGACCACAGGCGCACCACGGGCAGAAAGCGTCGGCGAAGATCCACAGTGGCTCCACGGGGACAACTGGGCTCCAGGGAACCCACATTACGGGTGGGACTCGCTGTGATCGTTTTCACTTGTTCTGTCATTGGATTGACATGCCTAGGCAGATCAGCTACCTTGGTTGGGAAAAATGAATCAAACGTCAGTACTTTTTCAGGCTCCTGCGGTCTCGTCGGTTTCCAGTTCTGCAGGAAGCGGCTTAGATCTCCATCTCCATGCTCCAGCTGGTGACCTTTCATCTCAAAGTACTGCTGAAATACCATTCCACAGGTACAGATGTAACTgacatttgtgcatgcatgttcctCCAATGAAAATCTGTCAGAAAATGTCCCTTTACAgccaaaacagaacaaaggCTTCAAAGTTACAGGAGAAGTGCTAGCAGAATTGTGGTGAATTTTCATTAGCTCATAAAAGCTGTTCTGTTTTGAATGACACGATGGCAAGTTTACAAGTCCTTGATATTTCTGAATATCCATACTGTTCTCTGCAAGTCGTTTTCTCTTGAACTTGAGTGTCCTTTTTTTGCAAACTGCCTGTCCTCTCAAAGAATAGTatgctccagctgctccagcgtTCTTGTATCTTCATCCACACGGTATCACTGGGGCACAGAACAAAGCACAGAAAGGAATTATCACAGGTCACCATCCTGAGCCATCCAGCAAACGTCTTTGGGGTACAGGTGCAGAGACaaagaaagctttttttgtcttaaaaatTGTTCAAAATCAAAATTGTTGTCATACAATTATAAATAGGTCTTTGAATACagtcatttatacagctgaatatttaataaagGAATTCCACTGCGGGGCTCCAACTGGCAACATACACGTTACAAGACGCATTCCTTCGCCATTAAGCCATAAAGATGCCCAAACTGTTATATTATCtttctaaatgtaaataataatccaGTGGCAGAAACACTGGAAATTTgcaacacataaaaaaaatctgtgttttgtctGGCTAGCTGCAATAACAGATCTGGTAcacgttttgttttgtgtagaaaaatgggtttttaaacaataaaaacagaattataagCCCTACAAATCTGGCACAGTATTTCATAAATTCAAGATCAAGCTACAAATGTCAATGTTAAGCTACAAATCAAGCCatgtcttcattttaaaaaatgtggcagggacagcaagttttttttctattgagGATATAAGGGAATGTGGTAGGCTGTATTCTTTTAAAAGACTGGCAATGTATTCTCGGCCTAGACTTGCATTAAAAAAGAca carries:
- the LOC135234994 gene encoding myeloid zinc finger 1-like; this encodes MDIQKYQGLVNLPSCHSKQNSFYELMKIHHNSASTSPVTLKPLFCFGCKGTFSDRFSLEEHACTNVSYICTCGMVFQQYFEMKGHQLEHGDGDLSRFLQNWKPTRPQEPEKVLTFDSFFPTKVADLPRHVNPMTEQVKTITASPTRNVGSLEPSCPRGATVDLRRRFLPVVRLWSRQTFETGKKFRCGACRLSFHRMDQLIEHHRFHTKEGVYGCLRCGLLLVSQVSHPTHHQCGTYFANPKTRYTVGKVLPRKLAEQEGKTFFRCPWCPVAYQLEIQLRKHEMLCRFGKYGMVNGLREKNMLRCSVCQGHFSSAKRMQEHRCSNRPGWVPGQVIGNKVHNHTGVPKATRVQANQYSVPQRHQEEEVTVRFLSSRNLKTYTHQPPDNAGSHRIIGESLKLKGLEMAPISKPIIVEKGDVDIDEDCYVVESASTKASYPRP